DNA sequence from the Deinococcus roseus genome:
AGTCCACCTTGTGGCCCCATTTGCGCAGCAATCCACAACTTCACCTTCTGGTGGCGTTTCAGAGACCACACGGACACATGGGCCATTTTCTGCAGTCCCACCTGGGTCAGGGCCGTGTAGACCCAGGTCTGGGGATCCAGCAATGCCTGATAGTGGGGCAGGTGCAATAAAAACTCTGCACAGGTCACCCAGGGAAGCATTCTGGGAGGTTTCAGACCCAGATGCAGCATCTGCTTTCTGGCTGGAAGATGCAAAGACAAATCCAGAAAAGAGCATTGCCCCTGCTGATGTGCCTCCAGCCCCAGCATCACCCGCAGCACCGAAGTTTTGCCTGAACGGGGTGCACCAGAAATCACACTCAGCATGCCTTGCGGCACCCTGAACGTCACGTCCTGCAAAACAATCTGGGCCTTTGAGGTCTTGCCCAGTCCTTTCACCTGAATCAAATCTGTCATCTTGAACCTGAATTTCTGGGCACCACACCTGT
Encoded proteins:
- a CDS encoding ATP-binding cassette domain-containing protein, yielding MTDLIQVKGLGKTSKAQIVLQDVTFRVPQGMLSVISGAPRSGKTSVLRVMLGLEAHQQGQCSFLDLSLHLPARKQMLHLGLKPPRMLPWVTCAEFLLHLPHYQALLDPQTWVYTALTQVGLQKMAHVSVWSLKRHQKVKLWIAAQMGPQGGLLLLDEPMQGLNVQERQDLWLVLRRLVWEGRSVLLTTSCLKEAEMYGEYLVLLDQGRVVAQGEFAQLTAQRRVILEVEDTTAATSALHQLGLVQQVEEVQGGVMVDLSMEQVQKMLPLLQEQCIQVRECHPEALVSLYLRLQQAAP